A section of the Saccharopolyspora gregorii genome encodes:
- a CDS encoding alpha/beta hydrolase, translating to MPLEVDPELKPLLDAYFASRPAPEAPGDALAIRRSIETALAAAPTELPAGVRSTERTALGFDGAEIGLWWLTADGAPPGSAVVWLHGGGMIFGDARPCLPNAAGLVAATGVPVLVVDYRCAPEHPHPAPVEDAWTGLAWLHEHAAELGVDPGRIAIMGESAGGGLAAGAALLARERGTRLARQILIYPMLDDRTTEPDPELVALATWSYERNATGWHALLGELAGGPDVPATAAPARATDLRGLPPAYVEVGDLDIFRDEDVEYARRLSLAGVPVELHVRPGCPHAFESAVPDSDVARRARQDRARVLRAL from the coding sequence ATGCCGCTCGAAGTGGACCCCGAGCTGAAACCGCTGCTGGACGCGTACTTCGCGAGCCGCCCCGCACCCGAGGCGCCCGGGGACGCGCTCGCCATCCGGCGCAGCATCGAAACCGCGCTGGCCGCCGCGCCCACCGAACTCCCGGCCGGGGTCCGCAGCACCGAACGCACCGCGCTCGGCTTCGACGGCGCGGAGATCGGGCTCTGGTGGCTCACCGCGGACGGCGCGCCGCCCGGCTCGGCGGTGGTGTGGCTGCACGGCGGCGGCATGATCTTCGGCGACGCACGGCCGTGCCTGCCGAACGCGGCCGGGCTCGTCGCGGCCACCGGGGTGCCGGTGCTGGTCGTGGACTACCGGTGCGCGCCGGAACATCCGCACCCCGCGCCCGTCGAAGACGCCTGGACCGGCCTCGCCTGGCTGCACGAGCACGCCGCCGAGCTCGGCGTGGACCCGGGGCGCATCGCGATCATGGGTGAGAGCGCGGGCGGTGGCCTCGCCGCCGGGGCCGCGTTGCTGGCGCGGGAGCGCGGCACGCGACTCGCCCGGCAGATCCTGATCTACCCGATGCTCGACGACCGCACCACCGAACCCGATCCGGAGCTGGTGGCGCTGGCGACCTGGTCCTACGAGCGGAACGCGACCGGCTGGCACGCGCTGCTCGGCGAGCTCGCGGGCGGCCCGGACGTGCCGGCGACCGCGGCACCCGCCCGCGCCACCGACCTGCGGGGGCTTCCCCCGGCGTACGTGGAGGTCGGGGACCTGGACATCTTCCGGGACGAGGACGTCGAATACGCGCGCAGGCTGTCGTTGGCCGGAGTCCCGGTCGAGCTGCACGTCCGCCCGGGCTGCCCGCACGCGTTCGAGAGCGCCGTCCCGGATTCCGACGTGGCGCGGCGCGCCCGCCAGGACCGCGCCCGGGTCCTCCGCGCCCTCTGA
- a CDS encoding DUF397 domain-containing protein, with product MPIHAPTPGTWRKSSYSTGNGGICVEVATIAAGTGVRDSKLGAASPVLAFGHGAFDDFLAAIKGGRFWR from the coding sequence ATGCCGATACATGCCCCCACGCCGGGAACCTGGCGGAAGTCCAGCTACAGCACCGGAAACGGCGGCATCTGCGTCGAAGTCGCCACCATCGCCGCGGGCACCGGCGTCCGGGACTCCAAGCTCGGCGCGGCGAGCCCGGTCCTCGCGTTCGGGCACGGCGCGTTCGACGACTTCCTCGCGGCGATCAAGGGCGGCCGGTTTTGGCGGTAG
- a CDS encoding DUF397 domain-containing protein — protein sequence MQSSDFGSVAWRKSSRSSGNHNCIEVATVSTGTGIRDSKLDAASPILAFSHSAFDDFLAAVKDGRFGRTPIRA from the coding sequence ATGCAGTCCAGTGACTTCGGATCGGTCGCGTGGCGGAAGTCGAGCCGCAGCAGCGGAAACCACAACTGCATCGAAGTCGCCACGGTCAGCACGGGCACCGGCATCCGGGACTCCAAGCTCGATGCGGCGAGCCCGATCCTCGCGTTCAGCCACAGCGCGTTCGACGACTTCCTCGCGGCGGTCAAGGACGGACGGTTCGGACGAACCCCCATCCGGGCCTAG
- a CDS encoding helix-turn-helix domain-containing protein translates to MVATQQNPAIRRVQLGLFLRELRERSGVRSGTVAKELDWYPGKLTRVEKGELTVAAAEINVILGLFGVPDGPEADKIRALASEARKRDRPSRIPDWARTYAGMEALASEIKVHNGDLIPGFMQTTDYARALLSTSLVTTNRDAERRADERVLRGTKIIQHEGRPIIAILGEGALRYEVGGRETLRAQLEHLRDLAELDHVEVRVLPYTAGEHAALGTPFTVLHLDDPQATYVYVEGLTDADYLEKPAHTSVYVQAFDRLSEVSLDRPETERRLDERIRELR, encoded by the coding sequence ATGGTGGCGACGCAGCAGAACCCGGCGATCCGACGCGTGCAGCTCGGGCTGTTCCTCCGAGAGCTCCGCGAACGAAGCGGCGTGCGATCCGGGACCGTGGCGAAGGAACTGGACTGGTACCCGGGAAAGCTGACGAGGGTCGAGAAGGGCGAGCTCACCGTGGCCGCCGCCGAGATCAACGTGATCCTCGGGCTCTTCGGGGTTCCGGACGGCCCGGAAGCCGACAAGATCCGCGCACTCGCCTCCGAAGCGCGGAAGCGGGACCGTCCGAGCCGCATCCCGGACTGGGCCAGGACTTACGCGGGCATGGAAGCACTCGCGTCGGAGATCAAGGTGCACAACGGCGATCTCATTCCCGGTTTCATGCAGACCACCGACTACGCCAGAGCTCTGCTCTCGACCTCGCTGGTGACGACGAACCGCGATGCTGAGCGGCGAGCAGACGAGCGCGTCCTACGCGGAACGAAGATCATCCAACACGAGGGTCGACCGATCATCGCGATCCTCGGCGAAGGAGCTCTCCGCTACGAGGTCGGCGGACGGGAAACGCTTCGCGCTCAGCTGGAACACCTGAGGGACCTGGCCGAACTCGACCACGTAGAAGTCCGCGTTCTGCCTTACACCGCCGGAGAACACGCGGCTCTCGGAACTCCGTTCACCGTCCTGCACCTAGACGATCCGCAGGCGACCTACGTCTACGTCGAGGGCTTGACGGACGCCGATTACTTGGAGAAGCCTGCTCACACGTCCGTGTACGTGCAAGCGTTCGACAGGCTGTCGGAAGTCTCGCTCGATCGCCCCGAGACAGAGCGCCGCCTGGACGAACGGATACGAGAGCTTCGTTAG
- a CDS encoding superoxide dismutase family protein produces the protein MSLRISFAGRRALVLGSAVAALALTACTPPGEPSTQPPGPGTPPPPAVQEQQSGGGGQTFEGTLAQPGGQGGAFTYNPQLAPAGAQVKATVDGSEQSTVVTFTVTGLQPNRGYAAHAHVNACGPTGDAAGPHFQNQQDPAAGPGNPSSDPAYANPQNEIWLDLQTDAQGAGSSTATVPFGITGERAPKSIVVHEESNTNTGAGQAGTAGGRAACLNIQS, from the coding sequence ATGTCTCTGCGGATCTCTTTTGCCGGTCGCCGGGCGCTCGTGCTCGGCAGTGCGGTCGCGGCTCTCGCGCTGACCGCGTGCACGCCCCCTGGTGAACCGTCCACCCAGCCGCCCGGTCCGGGCACGCCGCCGCCTCCGGCGGTGCAGGAGCAGCAGAGCGGTGGTGGCGGGCAGACGTTCGAGGGCACGCTGGCGCAGCCCGGCGGCCAGGGCGGCGCGTTCACCTACAACCCGCAACTGGCCCCGGCGGGCGCGCAGGTGAAGGCCACCGTCGACGGCTCCGAGCAGTCCACGGTGGTGACCTTCACCGTCACGGGCCTGCAGCCGAACCGCGGGTACGCGGCGCACGCGCACGTGAACGCGTGCGGGCCGACGGGCGACGCGGCGGGTCCGCACTTCCAGAACCAGCAGGATCCGGCGGCCGGACCGGGCAACCCGTCCTCGGACCCGGCGTACGCGAACCCGCAGAACGAGATCTGGCTGGACCTGCAGACGGACGCGCAGGGCGCTGGCAGCTCCACGGCGACGGTCCCGTTCGGGATCACCGGCGAGCGCGCCCCGAAGTCGATCGTGGTGCACGAGGAGTCGAACACGAACACCGGCGCGGGCCAGGCCGGCACCGCGGGTGGCCGTGCCGCCTGCCTGAACATCCAGTCCTGA